From Coffea arabica cultivar ET-39 chromosome 2e, Coffea Arabica ET-39 HiFi, whole genome shotgun sequence, the proteins below share one genomic window:
- the LOC113729901 gene encoding histone-lysine N-methyltransferase ATXR6-like gives MVSSTRLVLRKRTQAPIPVSVLPGSKKRSRSKKGGAEEQEDYSNVCCEKCGSGEDADELLLCDKCDRGFHLFCLRPIIASVPKRSWFCPSCSNNKRLTTFPLVQTKIVDFFRIQRSSLSAEAPGQDGRKRRKRTGSSLVMSKKRRKLLPFNPSEDPARRLEQMASLATALIATGTEFSNELTYMPGMAPRSANLAKHEREGMQVISKEDSQTLNLCKAMMRRGEWPPLMVVFDSLEGFTVEADRFIRDLTIITEYVGDVDYLKNRENDEGDSMMTLLSAADPSKSLVICPDKRSNIARFINGINNHTPDGKKKQNVKCVRYDVNGECRVLLIASRDIAKGERLYYDYNGYEHEYPTEHFV, from the exons ATGGTTTCTTCAACAAGACTGGTGCTGAGGAAAAGGACCCAAGCTCCCATCCCAGTTTCCGTATTACCCGGATCTAAAAAGAGATCCAGATCAAAGAAAGGAGGAGCAGAAGAACAAGAAGATTACAGCAATGTGTGCTGCGAGAAATGTGGGTCTGGTGAGGATGCTGACGAGCTTCTGTTATGTGACAAATGTGATCGTGGGTTTCACCTATTTTGCCTCAGGCCTATCATCGCATCCGTCCCTAAACGCTCCTGGTTTTGTCCCTCTTGCTCCAATAACAAAAGGCTCACCA CTTTTCCTCTTGTACAAACGAAAATTGTAGATTTCTTTCGGATTCAGAGGTCTTCACTATCAGCTGAAGCACCTGGTCAAG ACggcagaaagagaagaaagcgCACTGGCAGCAGTTTAGTCATgtcaaagaaaagaaggaagctGTTGCCTTTCAATCCCAGCGAGGATCCTGCAAGGAGATTGGAGCAAATGGCATCGCTGGCCACAGCATTGATAGCAACAGGGACAGAATTCAGTAATGAGCTCACTTACATGCCTGGGATGGCCCCAAGATCTGCCAATCTTGCTAAACATGAACGAGAAGGAATGCAG GTTATATCCAAGGAAGATAGCCAGACCTTGAATTTGTGCAAGGCTATGATGCGAAGAGGGGAATGGCCTCCCCTTATGGTTGTGTTTGATTCTTTAGAAGG ATTCACCGTGGAAGCAGATAGATTTATAAGGGATTTGACAATCATTACGGAGTATGTTGGGGATGTTGATTACTTGAAAAATAGAGAAAACGATGAAGGTGATAGCATGATGACCCTTCTTTCTGCAGCCGATCCATCAAAAAGCCTCGTAATCTGTCCGGACAAGCGTAGTAATATTGCTCGCTTTATTAATGGCATCAACAATCACACACC GGATGGCAAGAAGAAGCAGAATGTAAAATGCGTGAGATATGATGTGAATGGAGAGTGTCGGGTCTTACTGATTGCGAGCAGAGATATAGCAAAAGGGGAGAGGTTGTACTACGATTACAATGGCTACGAACATGAATACCCGACAGAGCACTTTGTCTGA